DNA sequence from the Flavobacteriales bacterium genome:
AACATGAAGATGGGTCTCCAAGTAACAACAGCAGGAATTTCACCCTTCTTGGTGATCCGGCAATTACCTTAGCATACCCGAAAGAAAAAATTGCTACGACTTCAATTAAAGTGACCGGGAATACGACCATTTCAGACACAATACGAGCCTTGAATGAAGTCGAAATTACAGGCGAAATAAGAAACCAAAATGGCGTTAAATTAACCAATTTTCAAGGCATCCTTTACCCAACAATATTTGATAAAGTCCAAACTTTAAACACGCTTGGAAATGATAACAATGGCGAAAATACCATATCGTTTCAAGTGCAGAAAAACGCAATATTTAAAGGTAAAGCGAGTGTGACAAATGGTAACTTTTCTTTCAAATTTGTAGTGCCAAAAGACATTGGATACCAATATGGAGAAGGAAGAATTAGTTATTATGCAGAGAATGGAAACATTGATGCAAGTGGTATTAAAACAGATTTTATTGTAGGAGGTACGGATACGACTGCAGTTTTAAACGAAGAAGGACCCGAAATAGAATTATTTCTAAACGACGATAAATTTGTAAACGGAGGAACCACAAACGAAAATCCCAATATCTATGCAAAAGTATATGACGAAAATGGTATCAATACAGTAGGAATAGGTATTGGCCATGATATCACCGCTGTTATTGATGGAGATGATGTTAACCCTATAGTTCTTAATGAATTCTATGAATCGGATATAGATAGCTATAAGTCTGGTGTAATTAAATACCCATTGTCTGATTTAAGTCAAGGGCCACATACAATTACATTAAAGGTTTGGGATGTACAAAATAATTCAAGTGAGAGAACGAAAGAATTTGTTGTGAAAAATTCAAAAAAAATGGAATTATCTCATGTACTTAATTACCCAAATCCATTTACATTAAATACTTCTTTTTACTTCGAACACAATCAACCAAATTCTGATTTGGATATATCTATACAGATTTTCACTTTGGCCGGAAATCTAATTAAAACAATTAATCAAAAATTAACTACATCTGGATTTCGATCGGATGCAATACCTTGGGATGGACGAAGCGATTATGGTGAAAAGCTAGGTAGAGGAACCTATTTATATCGTATTACGGTACAAAGTGCCGATGG
Encoded proteins:
- a CDS encoding T9SS type A sorting domain-containing protein is translated as HEDGSPSNNSRNFTLLGDPAITLAYPKEKIATTSIKVTGNTTISDTIRALNEVEITGEIRNQNGVKLTNFQGILYPTIFDKVQTLNTLGNDNNGENTISFQVQKNAIFKGKASVTNGNFSFKFVVPKDIGYQYGEGRISYYAENGNIDASGIKTDFIVGGTDTTAVLNEEGPEIELFLNDDKFVNGGTTNENPNIYAKVYDENGINTVGIGIGHDITAVIDGDDVNPIVLNEFYESDIDSYKSGVIKYPLSDLSQGPHTITLKVWDVQNNSSERTKEFVVKNSKKMELSHVLNYPNPFTLNTSFYFEHNQPNSDLDISIQIFTLAGNLIKTINQKLTTSGFRSDAIPWDGRSDYGEKLGRGTYLYRITVQSADGFSSNKYERLVIL